In Acidobacteriota bacterium, a single window of DNA contains:
- the rpsC gene encoding 30S ribosomal protein S3 encodes MGQKVHPYGFRLGYNRTWKSRWFATKDYGRLLHEDLRIKKQLKERFMHAGVSRIEIERASNKLTIYIFTSRPGIIIGRKGTEIDKLRADLQKETGREVFISIQEVQKPELDSQLVAESIAQQLVKRIAFRRAMRRAVDTTMRFGGKGIKVRCGGRLNGAEIARAEWYLQGQLPLHTLRADVDYGFAQAFTTYGVIGVKVWIYKGDIYEPEQTLERRRPQRGGGN; translated from the coding sequence TTGGGTCAAAAGGTTCATCCCTACGGATTTCGTCTCGGATACAACCGCACCTGGAAGTCGCGCTGGTTCGCGACCAAGGACTACGGACGGTTGCTGCACGAGGACCTGCGCATCAAGAAGCAGTTGAAAGAACGCTTCATGCACGCGGGAGTCTCGCGCATCGAGATCGAGAGGGCTTCCAACAAGCTCACCATCTACATCTTCACCTCGCGGCCCGGCATCATCATCGGGCGCAAGGGGACCGAGATCGACAAGCTTCGCGCCGACTTGCAGAAAGAGACCGGACGCGAGGTCTTCATCAGCATCCAGGAGGTGCAGAAGCCCGAGCTGGACTCCCAGTTGGTGGCCGAGTCGATCGCTCAGCAGTTGGTCAAGCGCATCGCCTTCCGGCGGGCCATGAGGCGGGCCGTCGATACCACCATGCGCTTCGGCGGCAAAGGCATCAAGGTGCGCTGCGGCGGACGCCTCAATGGGGCTGAGATCGCCCGCGCCGAGTGGTACCTGCAGGGCCAGTTGCCCCTGCACACCCTGCGGGCCGACGTCGATTACGGATTCGCCCAGGCCTTCACCACCTACGGGGTGATCGGCGTCAAGGTGTGGATCTACAAAGGCGATATTTATGAACCCGAGCAGACGCTGGAACGCCGGCGTCCTCAGCGCGGAGGCGGCAACTAG